Proteins co-encoded in one Sander vitreus isolate 19-12246 chromosome 9, sanVit1, whole genome shotgun sequence genomic window:
- the rad23ab gene encoding RAD23 homolog A, nucleotide excision repair protein b isoform X3, producing the protein MLTITLKTLQQQTFKIEIDPELTVKALKEKIEKDRGKDAFPAAGQKLIYAGKILNDDTQLNEYKIDEKNFVVVMVTKPKPAPPPQAAPQPAAQPAVAPVPAPAPPSASGPAPASGTTQEPSTPKHTASAPTPTPQSVPRSEPPPPVPENTPLASVEATAAPDSNTAPGSAPASASAATPASAPAPAPAPKVVQTASAPADCPTATPDSPQPEEKQTEDPENEPAATEEVLSIASSLVDELGLLEEAASILVTGPAYENLVSEIMCMGYEREQVVAALRASYNNPDRAVEYLLMGIPAEASDLPPPEPVRHSAPANPPAPATQEPLQPPAALNTGLVSASQPSPARGGPVSTENPLEFLRNQPQFQQMRQIIQQNPALLPALLQQLGRDNPQLLQQITRHQERFVQMLNEPRSGETEGDGAEAQGSPPTNYIQVTPQEKEAIERLKALGFPEGLVIQAYFACEKNENLAANFLLQQTWDDE; encoded by the exons ATGCTGACGATAACACTGAAGACCCTTCAACAGCAGACGTTCAAAATAGAAATAGACCCAGAATTGACG GTCAAAGCCCTGAAGGAGAAAATCGAGAAGGACAGAGGAAAAGATGCATTTCCTGCTGCAGGACAAAAACTCATCTATGCAG GCAAAATCTTGAACGATGACACCCAGCTGAACGAGTACAAAATCGATGAGAAAAACTTTGTGGTGGTCATGGTTACCAAG cctaaaCCAGCCCCTCCTCCACAAGCAGCACCTCAGCCAGCAGCCCAACCAGCTGTGGCTCCAGTGCCAGCACCAGCACCACCCTCTGCTTCAGGCCCAGCACCCGCCTCTGGCACAACACAAGAGCCCTCCACACCGAAGCATACAGCGTCTGCGCCCACACCTACCCCACAGTCGGTGCCTCGCTCTGAACCCCCGCCCCCAGTGCCAGAAAACACCCCCCTGGCTTCTGTTGAAGCAACAGCAGCTCCGGACTCAAACACAGCCCCGGGCTCAGCTCCAGCCTCTGCTTCAGCTGCTACTCCAGCCTCGGCcccagctccagctccagctccgAAAGTTGTCCAGACAGCCTCGGCCCCTGCAGACTGCCCCACCGCCACACCAGACTCTCCCCAGCCAGAAGAAAAGCAAACCGAAGACCCGGAGAATGAGCCAGCTGCCACTGAAGAAGTCCTATCCATTGCTTCAAG CCTCGTTGATGAACTGGGTCTCCTTGAAGAAGCAGCGTCAATACTGG TGACAGGTCCAGCCTATGAGAACCTGGTGTCAGAGATTATGTGCATGGGTTATGAGCGAGAGCAGGTAGTTGCTGCACTCCGAGCCAGTTACAACAACCCGGACCGAGCAGTGGAGTATCTGCTCATG GGTATTCCAGCAGAGGCCAGTGATCTGCCACCTCCGGAGCCAGTTAGACACAGTGCTCCAGCCAACCCCCCAGCCCCTGCTACACAAGAACCACTGCAGCCCCCAGCAGCGTTAAACA CAGGGctggtgtctgccagccagccTTCCCCTGCTCGGGGAGGCCCCGTCTCCACAGAGAACCCTCTGGAGTTCCTGAGGAACCAGCCTCAGTTCCAGCAGATGAGACAGATCATCCAGCAGAACCCGGCCCTCCTACCGGCTCTTCTGCAGCAGCTAGGCAGAGACAACCCGCAGCTGCTGCAG CAAATCACGCGGCACCAGGAGCGTTTTGTGCAGATGCTGAATGAGCCACGAAGCGGAGAGACGGAGGGGGACGGGGCCGAGGCTCAGGGGTCACCACCAACCAACTACATCCAGGTCACCCCGCAGGAAAAGGAGGCCATTGAGAGG TTAAAAGCGCTGGGCTTTCCGGAAGGCTTAGTCATCCAGGCTTACTTCGCCTGCGAGAAGAACGAGAATCTAGCTGCTAACTTCCTGCTACAGCAAACGTGGGACGACGAGTAA
- the rad23ab gene encoding RAD23 homolog A, nucleotide excision repair protein b isoform X2, translating into MLTITLKTLQQQTFKIEIDPELTVKALKEKIEKDRGKDAFPAAGQKLIYAGKILNDDTQLNEYKIDEKNFVVVMVTKPKPAPPPQAAPQPAAQPAVAPVPAPAPPSASGPAPASGTTQEPSTPKHTASAPTPTPQSVPRSEPPPPVPENTPLASVEATAAPDSNTAPGSAPASASAATPASAPAPAPAPKVVQTASAPADCPTATPDSPQPEEKQTEDPENEPAATEEVLSIASSLVDELGLLEEAASILVTGPAYENLVSEIMCMGYEREQVVAALRASYNNPDRAVEYLLMGIPAEASDLPPPEPVRHSAPANPPAPATQEPLQPPAALNRLVSASQPSPARGGPVSTENPLEFLRNQPQFQQMRQIIQQNPALLPALLQQLGRDNPQLLQVPHQHTRRATQITRHQERFVQMLNEPRSGETEGDGAEAQGSPPTNYIQVTPQEKEAIERLKALGFPEGLVIQAYFACEKNENLAANFLLQQTWDDE; encoded by the exons ATGCTGACGATAACACTGAAGACCCTTCAACAGCAGACGTTCAAAATAGAAATAGACCCAGAATTGACG GTCAAAGCCCTGAAGGAGAAAATCGAGAAGGACAGAGGAAAAGATGCATTTCCTGCTGCAGGACAAAAACTCATCTATGCAG GCAAAATCTTGAACGATGACACCCAGCTGAACGAGTACAAAATCGATGAGAAAAACTTTGTGGTGGTCATGGTTACCAAG cctaaaCCAGCCCCTCCTCCACAAGCAGCACCTCAGCCAGCAGCCCAACCAGCTGTGGCTCCAGTGCCAGCACCAGCACCACCCTCTGCTTCAGGCCCAGCACCCGCCTCTGGCACAACACAAGAGCCCTCCACACCGAAGCATACAGCGTCTGCGCCCACACCTACCCCACAGTCGGTGCCTCGCTCTGAACCCCCGCCCCCAGTGCCAGAAAACACCCCCCTGGCTTCTGTTGAAGCAACAGCAGCTCCGGACTCAAACACAGCCCCGGGCTCAGCTCCAGCCTCTGCTTCAGCTGCTACTCCAGCCTCGGCcccagctccagctccagctccgAAAGTTGTCCAGACAGCCTCGGCCCCTGCAGACTGCCCCACCGCCACACCAGACTCTCCCCAGCCAGAAGAAAAGCAAACCGAAGACCCGGAGAATGAGCCAGCTGCCACTGAAGAAGTCCTATCCATTGCTTCAAG CCTCGTTGATGAACTGGGTCTCCTTGAAGAAGCAGCGTCAATACTGG TGACAGGTCCAGCCTATGAGAACCTGGTGTCAGAGATTATGTGCATGGGTTATGAGCGAGAGCAGGTAGTTGCTGCACTCCGAGCCAGTTACAACAACCCGGACCGAGCAGTGGAGTATCTGCTCATG GGTATTCCAGCAGAGGCCAGTGATCTGCCACCTCCGGAGCCAGTTAGACACAGTGCTCCAGCCAACCCCCCAGCCCCTGCTACACAAGAACCACTGCAGCCCCCAGCAGCGTTAAACA GGctggtgtctgccagccagccTTCCCCTGCTCGGGGAGGCCCCGTCTCCACAGAGAACCCTCTGGAGTTCCTGAGGAACCAGCCTCAGTTCCAGCAGATGAGACAGATCATCCAGCAGAACCCGGCCCTCCTACCGGCTCTTCTGCAGCAGCTAGGCAGAGACAACCCGCAGCTGCTGCAGGTACCACACCAGCACACTCGCCGCGCTACA CAAATCACGCGGCACCAGGAGCGTTTTGTGCAGATGCTGAATGAGCCACGAAGCGGAGAGACGGAGGGGGACGGGGCCGAGGCTCAGGGGTCACCACCAACCAACTACATCCAGGTCACCCCGCAGGAAAAGGAGGCCATTGAGAGG TTAAAAGCGCTGGGCTTTCCGGAAGGCTTAGTCATCCAGGCTTACTTCGCCTGCGAGAAGAACGAGAATCTAGCTGCTAACTTCCTGCTACAGCAAACGTGGGACGACGAGTAA
- the rad23ab gene encoding RAD23 homolog A, nucleotide excision repair protein b isoform X1, producing the protein MLTITLKTLQQQTFKIEIDPELTVKALKEKIEKDRGKDAFPAAGQKLIYAGKILNDDTQLNEYKIDEKNFVVVMVTKPKPAPPPQAAPQPAAQPAVAPVPAPAPPSASGPAPASGTTQEPSTPKHTASAPTPTPQSVPRSEPPPPVPENTPLASVEATAAPDSNTAPGSAPASASAATPASAPAPAPAPKVVQTASAPADCPTATPDSPQPEEKQTEDPENEPAATEEVLSIASSLVDELGLLEEAASILVTGPAYENLVSEIMCMGYEREQVVAALRASYNNPDRAVEYLLMGIPAEASDLPPPEPVRHSAPANPPAPATQEPLQPPAALNTGLVSASQPSPARGGPVSTENPLEFLRNQPQFQQMRQIIQQNPALLPALLQQLGRDNPQLLQVPHQHTRRATQITRHQERFVQMLNEPRSGETEGDGAEAQGSPPTNYIQVTPQEKEAIERLKALGFPEGLVIQAYFACEKNENLAANFLLQQTWDDE; encoded by the exons ATGCTGACGATAACACTGAAGACCCTTCAACAGCAGACGTTCAAAATAGAAATAGACCCAGAATTGACG GTCAAAGCCCTGAAGGAGAAAATCGAGAAGGACAGAGGAAAAGATGCATTTCCTGCTGCAGGACAAAAACTCATCTATGCAG GCAAAATCTTGAACGATGACACCCAGCTGAACGAGTACAAAATCGATGAGAAAAACTTTGTGGTGGTCATGGTTACCAAG cctaaaCCAGCCCCTCCTCCACAAGCAGCACCTCAGCCAGCAGCCCAACCAGCTGTGGCTCCAGTGCCAGCACCAGCACCACCCTCTGCTTCAGGCCCAGCACCCGCCTCTGGCACAACACAAGAGCCCTCCACACCGAAGCATACAGCGTCTGCGCCCACACCTACCCCACAGTCGGTGCCTCGCTCTGAACCCCCGCCCCCAGTGCCAGAAAACACCCCCCTGGCTTCTGTTGAAGCAACAGCAGCTCCGGACTCAAACACAGCCCCGGGCTCAGCTCCAGCCTCTGCTTCAGCTGCTACTCCAGCCTCGGCcccagctccagctccagctccgAAAGTTGTCCAGACAGCCTCGGCCCCTGCAGACTGCCCCACCGCCACACCAGACTCTCCCCAGCCAGAAGAAAAGCAAACCGAAGACCCGGAGAATGAGCCAGCTGCCACTGAAGAAGTCCTATCCATTGCTTCAAG CCTCGTTGATGAACTGGGTCTCCTTGAAGAAGCAGCGTCAATACTGG TGACAGGTCCAGCCTATGAGAACCTGGTGTCAGAGATTATGTGCATGGGTTATGAGCGAGAGCAGGTAGTTGCTGCACTCCGAGCCAGTTACAACAACCCGGACCGAGCAGTGGAGTATCTGCTCATG GGTATTCCAGCAGAGGCCAGTGATCTGCCACCTCCGGAGCCAGTTAGACACAGTGCTCCAGCCAACCCCCCAGCCCCTGCTACACAAGAACCACTGCAGCCCCCAGCAGCGTTAAACA CAGGGctggtgtctgccagccagccTTCCCCTGCTCGGGGAGGCCCCGTCTCCACAGAGAACCCTCTGGAGTTCCTGAGGAACCAGCCTCAGTTCCAGCAGATGAGACAGATCATCCAGCAGAACCCGGCCCTCCTACCGGCTCTTCTGCAGCAGCTAGGCAGAGACAACCCGCAGCTGCTGCAGGTACCACACCAGCACACTCGCCGCGCTACA CAAATCACGCGGCACCAGGAGCGTTTTGTGCAGATGCTGAATGAGCCACGAAGCGGAGAGACGGAGGGGGACGGGGCCGAGGCTCAGGGGTCACCACCAACCAACTACATCCAGGTCACCCCGCAGGAAAAGGAGGCCATTGAGAGG TTAAAAGCGCTGGGCTTTCCGGAAGGCTTAGTCATCCAGGCTTACTTCGCCTGCGAGAAGAACGAGAATCTAGCTGCTAACTTCCTGCTACAGCAAACGTGGGACGACGAGTAA